A single window of Microbispora hainanensis DNA harbors:
- a CDS encoding Uma2 family endonuclease, with translation MALTKPTKRGRRDHRVPQKQVSPVPDDLVADEPKPSEDRLPERLEDQLLQMCLAFQEADYRAEIHNWQVVVSPAANREHVDIIDRLSDLLYPLKLANRWRFHQSWGVHIPPQPDLRLPDLMVVPERAEAFDEMRAHGRSLLLAVEVCSFSTRKVDWQEKPLDYARAGVPLYLIVDPLATPRTVTLMSDPLPDLGPRDDRQPYQRIVTAEEGEVLELPEPFGMKIETSALFDEVVSPPEPAE, from the coding sequence ATGGCCCTCACCAAGCCGACCAAGCGCGGCAGGCGCGACCACCGCGTCCCGCAGAAGCAGGTCAGCCCCGTCCCCGACGATCTCGTCGCGGACGAGCCCAAGCCCTCGGAGGACAGGCTGCCCGAACGTCTCGAGGACCAACTGCTGCAGATGTGCCTGGCGTTCCAGGAAGCCGATTATCGGGCGGAGATCCACAACTGGCAGGTCGTCGTGAGCCCTGCAGCGAACAGGGAGCACGTCGACATCATCGACAGGCTCTCCGATCTTCTGTACCCGTTGAAGCTGGCCAACCGCTGGCGCTTCCACCAGAGCTGGGGGGTTCACATCCCACCGCAGCCCGACCTGCGACTGCCGGACCTCATGGTCGTGCCGGAAAGGGCCGAAGCGTTCGACGAGATGCGCGCTCACGGGCGCAGCCTCCTGCTGGCCGTGGAGGTGTGCTCGTTCAGCACGCGCAAGGTCGACTGGCAGGAGAAGCCACTCGACTACGCGCGGGCGGGCGTGCCGCTCTACCTGATCGTGGACCCCCTGGCGACTCCACGCACGGTGACCCTGATGAGCGACCCGCTCCCCGACCTCGGCCCCCGCGACGACCGGCAGCCGTACCAACGGATCGTCACCGCCGAGGAGGGCGAGGTGCTGGAGCTGCCCGAACCGTTCGGGATGAAGATCGAGACGAGCGCGCTCTTCGATGAGGTGGTCAGTCCTCCGGAACCCGCTGAATGA
- a CDS encoding ATP-dependent helicase, with amino-acid sequence MLTPGELAGRLGILPPTPEQAAVIEAPPEPMVVVAGAGSGKSETMAGRVVWLVANGLARPEQILGLTFTRKAAAELAERVRQRLAGLAAAGLVEPELLDSEPTVSTYHAYAARLVTDHALREGLEPTMRLVTPAVAWQMAARVVGQYDGPMDRVDLSPSSVTAAVLELAGELAEHLREPSDVREVGDWLRERLASLTGRIVKDQRKPVETQAVREQLLPMVEAYERLKRSREVIDYGDQMALAARIASRHPEVGASERSRFSVVLLDEYQDTSHAQLVLLRSLYGGGHPVTAVGDPCQSIYGWRGASAGNLSRFPRDFPAASGEPAQVRRLSVSFRNGEHVLGVAARIQAPLREEAREVPVLVPGGNRVGRGRVLCAFHETAEDEAEWIAEGLAGMLHGEGAPDGLPWGEGERAKRGPALQPQDVAILARKRSQFPALRRALEARRIPVEVVGLGGLLTVPEVADIVATLRALYDPTAGDALVRLLAGPRWRIGPADLKVLGDLARELNKEIRQARGGPRPEDPLDQVVADLAEERGSLIDALDELPDRPDWLERFSPPARMRLPAVARELRWLRGHAGQPLPDLISEIERRLGLDVEVAARGGSPLAARADLDAFLDAASRFAGDSEDPTLGAFLAYLKAAESEEFGLEAGRVGDSNTVKLMTVHASKGLEWPVVVVPGLSQLTSQKGGLIRGSMFPATPVTNSRWTENPRKLPYPLRGDSADLPELAGLDREALGAFDERCRDRDLMEERRLAYVAVTRAHYLLIASGYRWGSSSRPLEPSDFLREIREAGARVVRWAEDTESTDNPLLAEPPVAEWPSVTVHDAILDGARLVEEAMMGDAPPPAADGHALLRDRDRERLRAWARDTDLLLRERETNRQRAGAVVELPSRLSVSSLVTLAQDPAAFARQVRRPVPRKPAPLARRGTTFHRWLESRWGQQRLIDDLELPGAADELSETEIQLAELQERFEESEWAAREPVDLEVPFETMIGDRLVRGRMDAVFREGDGYVVVDWKTGERPQGRAAETASVQLAAYRVAWAALAGVPLEKVGAAFHYVRSNETVRPVDLLDADGLTTLIQRVPED; translated from the coding sequence GTGCTGACGCCCGGTGAGCTGGCCGGCCGGCTCGGGATCCTCCCGCCCACCCCCGAGCAGGCGGCCGTCATCGAGGCGCCGCCGGAGCCGATGGTGGTCGTGGCGGGGGCGGGGTCCGGCAAGAGCGAGACCATGGCCGGGCGGGTGGTCTGGCTGGTCGCCAACGGCCTGGCCAGGCCCGAGCAGATCCTCGGCCTCACCTTCACCCGCAAGGCCGCCGCCGAGCTGGCCGAGCGGGTGCGCCAGCGGCTGGCGGGGCTGGCGGCGGCCGGGCTGGTCGAGCCCGAGCTGCTCGACTCCGAGCCGACGGTCTCCACCTATCACGCGTACGCCGCCCGGCTGGTGACCGACCACGCGCTGCGCGAGGGGCTGGAGCCCACGATGCGGCTCGTCACGCCCGCCGTGGCCTGGCAGATGGCGGCCCGGGTGGTGGGCCAGTATGACGGGCCGATGGACCGGGTGGACCTGTCCCCGTCCAGCGTCACCGCCGCCGTGCTGGAGCTGGCCGGAGAGCTCGCCGAGCACCTGCGCGAACCGTCGGACGTACGCGAGGTCGGCGACTGGCTGCGCGAGCGCCTGGCCTCGCTCACCGGGCGCATCGTCAAGGACCAGCGCAAGCCCGTCGAGACCCAGGCCGTCCGCGAGCAACTGCTGCCGATGGTCGAGGCGTACGAACGGCTCAAGCGGTCCAGGGAGGTCATCGACTACGGCGACCAGATGGCGCTGGCCGCGCGGATCGCCTCGCGGCATCCCGAGGTCGGCGCGTCGGAGCGGTCCCGGTTCTCCGTCGTGCTGCTCGACGAGTATCAGGACACCAGCCACGCCCAGCTCGTGCTGCTGCGTTCGCTGTACGGCGGGGGCCACCCGGTCACGGCGGTCGGCGACCCCTGCCAGTCGATCTACGGCTGGCGCGGCGCGTCGGCGGGCAACCTGTCCCGGTTCCCCCGGGACTTCCCGGCGGCGTCCGGAGAGCCCGCACAGGTGCGGCGGCTGTCGGTCAGCTTCCGCAACGGCGAGCACGTGCTCGGCGTCGCGGCCCGGATCCAGGCGCCCCTGCGCGAGGAGGCCCGTGAGGTGCCGGTGCTGGTGCCCGGCGGCAACCGGGTGGGCCGGGGGCGGGTGCTGTGCGCCTTCCACGAGACGGCCGAGGACGAGGCGGAGTGGATCGCCGAGGGCCTGGCCGGCATGCTGCACGGCGAGGGCGCCCCGGACGGCCTGCCCTGGGGCGAGGGCGAGCGGGCCAAGCGCGGCCCCGCCCTGCAGCCGCAGGACGTCGCGATCCTCGCCCGCAAGCGGTCGCAGTTCCCGGCCCTGCGCCGGGCGCTGGAGGCCCGGAGAATCCCCGTGGAGGTCGTGGGCCTCGGCGGGCTGCTCACCGTGCCCGAGGTGGCCGACATCGTCGCGACCCTGCGGGCCCTGTACGACCCGACAGCCGGGGACGCGCTGGTGCGGCTGCTCGCAGGCCCGCGCTGGCGGATCGGCCCGGCCGACCTCAAGGTGCTCGGCGACCTGGCCCGCGAGCTCAACAAGGAGATCAGGCAGGCCAGGGGAGGACCACGGCCGGAGGACCCGCTCGACCAGGTCGTCGCCGACCTCGCCGAGGAGCGCGGCAGCCTGATCGACGCGCTCGACGAGCTGCCCGACCGGCCCGACTGGCTGGAGCGGTTCTCCCCGCCGGCGCGGATGCGGCTGCCCGCCGTCGCCCGTGAGCTGCGCTGGTTGCGGGGCCACGCGGGGCAGCCGCTGCCCGACCTGATCAGCGAGATCGAGCGCAGGCTCGGTCTCGACGTGGAGGTCGCCGCCAGGGGCGGTAGCCCGCTCGCCGCCCGCGCCGACCTCGACGCCTTCCTCGACGCCGCCTCCCGGTTCGCCGGCGACTCGGAGGACCCGACGCTCGGCGCGTTCCTGGCGTACCTCAAGGCGGCGGAGAGCGAGGAGTTCGGGCTGGAGGCCGGGCGGGTCGGCGACAGCAACACGGTCAAGCTGATGACCGTCCACGCGTCCAAGGGACTGGAGTGGCCGGTCGTGGTGGTGCCGGGCCTGTCGCAGCTCACCTCGCAGAAGGGCGGGCTGATCAGGGGCAGCATGTTCCCCGCGACCCCGGTCACCAACTCGCGGTGGACGGAGAACCCGCGCAAGCTGCCGTACCCGCTGCGGGGGGACAGCGCGGACCTGCCCGAGCTGGCCGGGCTGGACCGGGAGGCGCTGGGTGCCTTCGACGAGCGCTGCCGCGACCGCGACCTGATGGAGGAGCGGCGGCTGGCGTACGTCGCCGTCACCCGGGCGCACTACCTGCTGATCGCCTCCGGCTACCGCTGGGGCTCCTCGTCGCGGCCGCTGGAGCCGTCGGACTTCCTGCGGGAGATCCGCGAGGCGGGCGCCCGGGTCGTCCGGTGGGCCGAGGACACGGAGAGCACGGACAATCCGCTGCTCGCCGAGCCGCCGGTGGCCGAGTGGCCGTCCGTCACGGTGCACGACGCGATCCTTGACGGCGCCCGCCTCGTGGAGGAGGCGATGATGGGCGACGCCCCGCCCCCGGCGGCGGATGGTCACGCCCTGCTCAGGGACCGGGATCGGGAGCGGCTGCGGGCCTGGGCGCGCGACACCGACCTGCTGCTGCGCGAGCGGGAGACGAACCGGCAGCGGGCCGGGGCGGTCGTGGAGCTGCCGTCGCGACTGTCGGTGTCGTCGCTGGTCACGCTGGCCCAGGACCCGGCGGCGTTCGCCCGGCAGGTGCGCCGGCCTGTGCCGCGTAAACCCGCTCCGCTGGCGCGCCGGGGCACCACGTTCCACCGGTGGCTGGAGTCGCGCTGGGGCCAGCAGCGCCTGATCGACGACCTGGAGCTGCCCGGCGCCGCCGACGAGCTGTCGGAGACCGAGATCCAGCTCGCCGAGCTGCAGGAGCGGTTCGAGGAGAGCGAGTGGGCCGCGCGTGAGCCGGTCGACCTGGAGGTCCCGTTCGAGACCATGATCGGCGACCGTCTGGTGCGCGGGCGGATGGACGCGGTCTTCCGCGAGGGCGACGGCTACGTGGTGGTCGACTGGAAGACCGGCGAACGGCCGCAGGGCAGGGCCGCCGAGACCGCGTCGGTGCAGCTCGCGGCCTACCGGGTGGCCTGGGCGGCGCTGGCGGGGGTGCCGCTGGAGAAGGTCGGGGCGGCCTTCCACTACGTGCGCTCGAACGAGACCGTCCGGCCCGTGGATCTCCTCGACGCGGACGGTCTCACCACGCTCATTCAGCGGGTTCCGGAGGACTGA